In the Helianthus annuus cultivar XRQ/B chromosome 11, HanXRQr2.0-SUNRISE, whole genome shotgun sequence genome, one interval contains:
- the LOC110888656 gene encoding uncharacterized mitochondrial protein AtMg00810-like has translation MWLFRHKFKSDGTLERYKARLVVNGKSQTVGVDCDDTFSPVVKPATIRTVLSLAVSRSWPIHQLDVKNAFLHGHLNETVFMHQPPGFVDKRYPGFVCRLKKSLYRLKQAPRAWYTRFANFILSQGFTSSACDNSLFIYSKGHEIAYLLLYVDDIVLTASSDSFLQHIIHTLSREFAMTDLGQLHHFLGIKVTRTASGLFLDQAQYAKEIIQRASMESCKPCATPVDLSSKLSATDGPLFHDPTLYRSLAGALQYLTFTRPDISYAVQQVCLFMHEPHDPHYAFLKRILRYIQGTIDYGIRMVKSPTQSLVAYSDADWGGCPDSRRSTSGYCVFLGNNLLSWSSKRQPTVSRSSAEAEYRGVANAVAELTWIRNLLLELRVPLIHASVVYCDNGQVGRVWSGSARKGN, from the coding sequence ATGTGGCTGTTTCGCCACAAATTTAAATCTGATGGTACACTCGAGAGGTATAAAGCACGGTTAGTTGTTAATGGGAAGTCTCAAACCGTGGGGGTCGACTGTGATGACACATTTAGTCCGGTTGTGAAACCGGCTACCATCAGAACGGTCTTGTCACTGGCAGTCTCCAGATCGTGGCCTATTCATCAGTTGGACGTCAAAAATGCTTTTCTCCATGGCCACCTTAATGAGACCGTGTTTATGCACCAGCCACCAGGGTTCGTTGATAAACGGTACCCGGGTTTTGTTTGCAGGTTGAAAAAGTCCTTGTACAGACTTAAACAGGCCCCCCGAGCATGGTATACACGCTTTGCCAATTTTATTTTATCTCAGGGTTTCACCAGCAGTGCGTGCGATAATTCCCTGTTTATTTACAGCAAGGGTCATGAGATTGCATATTTGTtattatatgttgatgatatagtTTTGACAGCTTCTTCAGATAGCTTCCTGCAACACATCATTCATACACTCTCAAGGGAGTTTGCAATGACTGATTTGGGTCAGTTGCATCATTTTTTAGGCATTAAAGTCACCCGCACCGCTTCGGGTTTGTTTTTGGATCAGGCACAATATGCTAAAGAGATTATTCAGAGGGCCTCCATGGAATCCTGTAAACCTTGTGCTActccggtggatctgtcttccaAGTTAAGTGCCACAGATGGCCCGCTATTTCATGATCCAACACTGTATCGCAGTCTTGCCGGTGCTCTTCAGTACCTTACCTTTACACGTCCAGACATCTCCTACGCAGTACAGCAGGTCTGCTTATTTATGCATGAGCCTCATGATCCTCATTATGCGTTCCTGAAACGCATCCTGCGATACATTCAAGGGACGATAGATTATGGTATACGTATGGTGAAATCTCCTACCCAGTCTCTTGTTGCATACTCTGATGCTGACTGGGGAGGATGTCCAGATTCCCGGCGATCCACTAGTGGTTACTGTGTCTTCCTTGGTAACAATTTACTCTCATGGTCTTCTAAGCGACAACCTACAGTGTCCCGATCTAGTGCAGAGGCTGAATATCGAGGAGTCGCCAATGCTGTTGCCGAGCTTACTTGGATCCGTAACTTATTGCTGGAACTACGAGTTCCTCTCATTCACGCTTCGGTAGTCTACTGCGACAATGGTCAGGTTGGAAGGGTATGGTCAggttcggcaagaaagggaaactag